A stretch of Bombus huntii isolate Logan2020A chromosome 7, iyBomHunt1.1, whole genome shotgun sequence DNA encodes these proteins:
- the LOC126867857 gene encoding bromodomain-containing protein DDB_G0270170-like isoform X1 has translation MTISIMETLLPSEIARLVFGYLESQTCMEAAKVFLETSPHLQECRTVISNGKRFSAKVNGMTLIDVIDKFFAINSTVHEYLSNIANHEQSKHCEDLIQQLKFLIGESWGQDFSANKVNVLSQTNSQIGNGSPIISSSSTRKRRYSNNERERCKRTKVTLNALQQPDSPSAQGTSKAYNFDNVEATPLESLPGHMDILELPKSITNIKEKKYNNCIQQHEGGDINIQNIQDIVTSNACTENDMKDLHMLDKCTAATSTEELLSYSCAEVQTVPYDTLESESESNDEPIENLSLLTKELLNRIELQERIAENINKAILPTDVSLKDENLNDPLNGEANTSIMAELNNTIKSIVEATETDPVFEKFLEEIIGPHIETDASHDEDTEAKQKAKFLDGSQDKQSEVIVNNNNPLESIILDVKSSTELDGTVNADIPLKHRLRSSSRQQNIRNEDEQRDQEKEYNMLEDQNAAAVLSIINANIVNDKSANDKRTKEIVCTLDNNSEKELPTFQIPLDKDTEQIGKLTTDVTQKDGSNVVTTIQGDNMESKIKRSSVKRLRHTKLKEQKPKGSINNYTSEQNVITMPTLVLCSKEEINNMLSVNSYPLTRPITSTTNSRFIPIVPKGPIINKTNKDFVETLYLTTVNVAQKVTSPLCGTSNDLKNCISCAITMTPITTTTTITTTAKAMMTTTATTTTTTTTTTTKVHTSQKEDNNKINNNKEKNRTTHNINNFIGNSITNPIMSNTVKSVAGESITLYSNETSTKTLLDSSSMPMINIEDNISLSTSGLSPYIKFNWNKSNQNLSDIDLTSVIQDAKVVAPLKTNNIVNDHHLSASKNTDCDIIDKRTPRSLMRSRSKNYRLSLSTPRRRNSHIRALDFNTPMKTTVSDKMVNENKGMRFSSESAKLVTSLCRTTLYKSSPLSNTTTSTHKTKTPLKHCQLPIATRSPVPKLMGEWEKYNGLGIIIGDVPPCSNINVSSENKLVKIQSKSLELTKGTWDADLRKALHIGIDEDHQGTKISTSNKRTNSTKTAKSNIVLSPTKKDKRNLRTSKGKSKNILPKENNVVQDVKNECTMGKWNVMESSSIKSIDRNASEPKEDFLDSGINNTLEANFSNVKPAVNKSKLVVEQKNAQHQLLAKSNHLHENATITTTTNNLSFERKNMKKYAQLKTLKTNLNKYNQIERKPYLENDIGSVDVTRHSELATASVDITQQLVQIPNMIDHETPKKFENPSSVPPTPRLLSPSSNATPFVKFSEDSSKIRSFINTPEFPKTPCIALTPKISEETTTDNIKKETFDICSPYYKPTSEQNQREKQTKPDNNIEKSSAVPLQCTNQSIPKNIINSTNTYQACVSTKLEITQFEVIKENLPKEEAIKELKISANSRDSTYYTKTDCIENGVTQQHNVNKDMYEKMNVDNEKYLPNSEESYDSDASISSSSSSRSSSTSSSSSSSSSSSSSSSSSSSSSSSSPPSSPPSSPSSSPSSTILTSLKTFNKKSKNITNQVCINTNSDSTHKIKNVIETINEERTECPTISENNTLGLKMKPTNAEEAIVTLRRCESSPSKVFSILKNEEDCKTNMKETPAKDETLNEVDISETPNSSKIGIENLTNLSSKISALITSGDRKLSKSNQRLIMENSTNKRFKQKPKVINIQHLRSNSLVTFKPTKSIKHSSMEKRQRSLTIDKKLVVQLEAKRQRMIAKFREIPKANLTRDKSQQGRIIFRGKNSISLKKKYNQYKYSQKSENKFSEMKRKNKRKKWMEESNHSNNNQNNKSNNNNNSNNNNDNNKSSNGSDNNCDDTDNNNINNYDASNASISSSNNKHNNNNSNSNNNNNNDDKCTKHLSIDGASESKLYSLEDSEEKDNNNKHVQNDDLALENDTKKIIEIAVDNIMSDVEVNVYQQANALKMENQTYNSKITENRGIVELDVTENPEMQNEIDTEIEKGDSNTINKVILRGNECSGTKNNCSYNGENTCKLREYPNYNSGKTTSTLLKSKVDQVKRDLFSDEEQVFRREEISNAIEYSINQKNNNVPPIEIHDTVRSTTTENTNSENPKSLSRVLQCLQLVPTYKHEHMVESQCMKYNRKMDLNVTIPNSVEYHFLYDDNASSKKRRRRHSNHELEFQINIVLNDKNCDETIKVMTATDYEEIFNLPPKTKKRLGSKKSPIKHENNCETLNNPFIDTSTKKGMHVKPLATSSPLDESFVCTKNCVKKVAINTATVMNERNNKILHNSKKRLNVNGIRGVNKANTAAKISKRKVSDLKESKQTEKQQCTTDPQTLLNNLDLDKFLTSVHGPA, from the exons ATGACGATAAGCATTATGGAAACATTATTACCTTCGGAAATAGCTAGATTAGTTTTTG GATACCTTGAAAGTCAAACATGTATGGAAGCTGCTAAAGTATTTTTAGAGACTTCTCCGCATTTACAAGAGTGCCGTACTGTAATTTCAAATGGAAAACGATTCAGTGCTAAAGTTAATGGAATGACCTTAATAGATGTCATTGACAAATTTTTTGCTATTAATTCAACTG TTCATGAATACCTTAGCAATATAGCTAATCACGAGCAGTCAAAGCACTGTGAAGACTTAATCCAACagttaaaatttcttattgGAGAATCTTGGGGTCAAGATTTTAGTGCTAACAAAGTTAATGTTCTTTCACAG ACTAATTCTCAAATAGGCAATGGCTCTCCCATAATATCTAGTAGTAGTACACGTAAAAGACGTTATAGTAATAATGAACGCGAGCGATGTAAACGTACAAAAGTAACATTAAACGCATTACAACAACCTGATTCACCCTCTGCTCAAGGTACATCAAAAG CATATAATTTCGATAATGTAGAAGCAACTCCATTGGAAAGTTTACCAGGTCATATGGATATATTAGAATTACCAAAATCTATCACTAATATCAAAgagaagaaatataataactGTATACAACAACATGAAG GCGGCGATATAAACATTCAGAACATACAAGATATTGTCACAAGTAATGCATGTACAGAAAACGATATGAAAGATTTGCACATGCTTGATAAGTGTACAGCGGCGACAAGTACGGAAGAATTATTGAGCTACTCGTGCGCAGAAGTTCAAACTGTCCCATATGATACATTGGAATCTGAATCAGAAAGTAATGATGAACCAATAGAAAATCTTAGT TTATTAACGAAAGAGCTGTTAAACCGTATTGAGTTACAAGAGCGAATTGCtgagaatataaataaagcAATACTTCCAACAGATGTGTCATTGaaagatgaaaatttaaatgatCCTCTAAATGGTGAAGCAAACACCTCTATTATGGCAGAACTAAATAACACGATTAAATCAATAGTAGAAGCAACAGAGACTGATCCTGTGTTTGAAAAGTTTCTTGAAGAAATCATCGGGCCTCACATAGAAACTGATGCAAGTCATGATGAAGATACCGAAGCTAAACAAAAAGCAAAGTTTCTTGATGGCTCACAAGATAAACAAAGTGAAGTGATTGTAAACAACAATAATCCATTAGAATCTATAATATTAGATGTCAAATCGTCCACAGAATTAGATGGAACAGTAAATGCAGATATTCCATTAAAGCACAGACTTCGTAGTTCTTCTAGACAACAAAATATTCGTAATGAAGACGAACAACGTGACCAAGAGAAAGAATATAATATGTTGGAAGATCAAAACGCCGCTGCAGTATTAAGTATAATAAACGCAAATATCGTTAACGACAAATCGGCAAACGataaaagaacgaaagaaattgtatGTACATTAGACAATAATAGCGAAAAAGAATTGCCAACATTTCAAATTCCTCTTGATAAAGATACAGAgcaaattggaaaattaacAACTGACGTTACTCAAAAAGACGGTAGTAACGTTGTTACAACGATTCAAGGTGATAATATGGAGTCAAAGATTAAAAGATCGTCGGTAAAACGGTTACGACATACGAAGCTTAAAGAACAGAAACCAAAAGGTAgcataaataattatacatcTGAACAAAACGTAATAACAATGCCAACATTAGTACTATgttcgaaagaagaaataaataatatgttaTCGGTAAATTCTTACCCGCTGACTCGTCCAATAACATCTACTACAAATTCGAGGTTCATTCCTATTGTTCCCAAAGGACCGATAATcaataaaacgaataaagaTTTCGTGGAAACATTATATCTAACAACCGTAAATGTCGCTCAAAAAGTAACATCACCACTCTGTGGTACGtcaaacgatttaaaaaaCTGTATTTCTTGTGCAATAACAATGACCCCTATAACAACTACGACGACAATAACAACAACAGCGAAGGCGATGATGACGACAACggcaacgacaacgacaacgacaacgaccaCGACCACGAAAGTACACACATCTCAAAAAGAagataataacaaaataaacaataataaagagaaaaacaGAACCAcacataatattaataattttattggcAATTCAATTACTAATCCCATAATGTCCAATACCGTCAAATCAGTCGCTGGAGAATCAATAACCCTGTATAGCAATGAAACTAGCACCAAAACATTACTAGATAGTTCAAGCATGCctatgataaatatagaagataACATTAGCTTATCCACTTCTGGATTATCTCCATACATAAAATTCAATTGGAATAAGAGCAATCAAAACTTATCAGATATTGACTTGACATCTGTCATTCAGGATGCAAAAGTTGTTGCTCCGTTAAAAACGAACAATATCGTTAATGATCACCATCTTTCAGCTTCAAAAAATACCGATTGTGATATCATTGATAAACGTACTCCGAGGTCGTTGATGAGGAGTAGATCGAAAAATTATAGATTAAGTTTATCAACaccaagaagaagaaatagtCATATAAGAGCTCTTGATTTTAACACGCCGATGAAGACAACTGTATCCGATAAAATGGTCAATGAAAACAAAGGGATGCGTTTTTCTTCGGAATCCGCAAAACTCGTTACATCTTTATGTAGAACTACTCTTTACAAATCGTCACCGCTTTCTAATACTACCACATCTACTCATAAAACTAAGACTCCATTAAAACATTGCCAACTTCCGATAGCGACGAGAAGTCCAGTACCAAAGCTTATGGGCGAATGGGAGAAATATAACGGACTTGGGATAATTATAGGCGATGTCCCTCCATGTTCAAATATCAACGTTTCTTCGGAAAATAAACTTGTCAAGATCCAATCCAAGTCGCTGGAACTTACGAAAGGTACATGGGATGCAGATTTACGGAAAGCTCTACACATTGGTATAGACGAGGATCACCAAGGAACGAAGATATCCACAAGTAACAAGAGAACGAATTCTACAAAGACTGCTAAATCAAATATTGTTCTCTCACCGACAAAGAAGGACAAGCGCAATTTACGCACATCGaaaggaaaaagtaaaaatattttgccaAAGGAAAATAACGTTGTGCAAGATGTAAAAAACGAATGTACCATGGGAAAATGGAATGTAATGGAATCATCGAGCATAAAAAGCATAGATCGTAACGCATCCGAACCAAAGGAAGACTTTCTAGATTCTGGGATTAACAATACTCTGGAAGCAAATTTTTCTAACGTGAAACCAGCAGTAAATAAAAGTAAGCTTGTTGTTGAACAGAAGAATGCTCAGCATCAATTATTAGCAAAGAGTAATCATTTACATGAAAATGCAACgataacaacaacaaccaaTAACTTATCATTCGaaaggaaaaatatgaaaaagtatGCTCAATTGAAAACGTTGAAGaccaatttaaataaatacaatcaAATTGAGAGGAAACCATATTTAGAGAACGATATCGGTTCCGTAGACGTCACACGGCATTCAGAACTTGCGACAGCTTCTGTCGATATTACACAGCAATTAGTACAAATACCTAATATGATCGATCACGAAACACcgaaaaaatttgaaaatccttCTAGTGTTCCACCAACACCAAGATTGCTCAGTCCAAGCAGCAATGCAACGCCGTTTGTTAAATTTAGCGAAGATTCTAGTAAAATACGTTCTTTCATAAATACACCAGAATTTCCAAAAACACCTTGCATTGCATTGACTCCAAAAATCTCGGAAGAAACTACCACAgacaatataaaaaaagaaacatttgaTATTTGTTCTCCGTATTATAAACCAACTTCTGAGCAAAATCAACGtgaaaaacaaacaaaaccggataataatatcgaaaaatcATCCGCAGTACCATTACAATGTACAAACCAATCTATACCGAAAAACATTATCAACTCTACGAACACGTATCAAGCTTGTGTATCTACGAAATTAGAAATAACACAGTTCGAAGTAATCAAAGAGAATTTGCCGAAAGAAGAAGCAATAAAAGAACTTAAAATATCAGCTAATTCAAGAGATTCGACTTATTATACGAAAACTGATTGTATCGAGAATGGTGTTACTCAACAACATAACGTGAATAAAGATATGTATGAAAAAATGAATGtcgataatgaaaaatatttgccgAATAGCGAAGAATCGTATGATAGCGATGCATCGATATCATCTTCCTCTTCATCCCGATCCTCGTCaacatcgtcgtcgtcgtcgtcttcgtcgtcgtcgtcatcgtcttcatcgtcgtcgtcatcatcatcgtcgtcgtcacCACCATCGTCACCACCATCATCACCATCATCGTCACCATCATCAACTATTTTAACTAGTTTAAaaacttttaataaaaaaagcaaaaatattacaaatcaaGTTTGTATCAATACAAACAGCGATTCGACacacaaaattaaaaatgttatagaaacaataaacgaagaaagaacTGAATGTCCAACAATTTCAGAAAATAATACTCTAGGATTAAAAATGAAACCAACCAATGCAGAAGAGGCAATTGTTACTTTAAGAAGATGTGAATCCTCACCCTCAAAAGTGTTTTCAATATTAAAGAATGAAGAGGATTGTAAAACTAATATGAAAGAAACACCTGCCAAAGATGAAACTTTGAATGAAGTAGATATTTCTGAGACTCCTAATAGTTCAAAGATTGGTATAGAGAATCTAACTAATCTGTCTTCGAAAATTTCCGCATTAATAACTTCGGGAGATCGAAAGTTGTCAAAATCGAATCAACGTTTAATTATGGAAAATTCTACAAATAAAAGATTTAAACAGAAGCCCAAAGTGATCAATATACAACATTTAAGATCGAATTCTTTGGTTACTTTTAAACCAACTAAATCCATAAAACATTCTTCCATGGAAAAAAGGCAAAGATCTCTAACTATAGATAAAAAGTTAGTTGTCCAATTGGAGGCAAAAAGACAACGTATGATAGCAAAATTTCGTGAAATACCTAAAGCTAATCTTACCCGAGATAAAAGCCAGCAAGGTCGAATCATTTTTCGGGGTAAAAATAGTATtagtttaaagaaaaaatacaatcAGTACAAATATAGTCAGAAGAGTGAGAATAAATTCAGTgagatgaaaagaaagaataaaagaaaaaagtggATGGAAGAATCAAATCATTCTAATAATAaccaaaataataaaagtaataataataataatagcaacaacaacaatgaTAACAACAAATCTAGTAATGGTAGTGACAATAATTGTGACGACactgataataataatatcaataacTACGATGCTAGTAATGCTAGCATTAGTAGCAGCaataataaacataataataataatagtaatagtaataataataataataacgatgaCAAATGCACAAAGCATTTATCCATTGATGGTGCATCAGAAAGTAAACTATATAGCTTGGAAGATtcagaagaaaaagataataacAATAAGCATGTACAAAATGATGATTTAGCACTCGAAAATGACACCaaaaaaatcatcgaaatagCGGTTGATAACATTATGAGTGACGTTGAAGTTAATGTATATCAACAAGCAAATGCGCTTAAAATGGAAAATCAAACTTATAACTCGAAAATTACGGAAAACAGAGGAATAGTAGAATTAGATgtgacagagaatccagaaatGCAAAATGAGATTGACACGGAAATTGAAAAAGGCGACAGTAATACCATTAATAAAGTTATTTTACGTGGGAATGAATGCAGTGGTACAAAAAACAACTGCAGTTATAATGGAGAAAATACATGTAAGTTAAGGGAATACCCGAATTATAATAGTGGTAAAACAACAAgtactttattaaaatcaaAAGTTGATCAAGTAAAGCGAGATTTGTTTAGTGACGAGGAACAAGTATTTAGGAGGGAAGAGATATCAAATGCTATCGAATATTCAATTAATCAAAAGAATAATAATGTTCCTCCTATTGAAATACACGATACTGTTAGAAGTACAACCACAGAAAATACCAACTCGGAAAATCCAAAGAGTTTATCGCGCGTTCTTCAGTGTTTGCAGCTCGTTCCCACGTATAAGCACGAGCATATGGTCGAATCTCAATGTATGAAATATAATCGTAAAATGGATCTTAATGTAACTATTCCTAACTCGGTAGAATATCATTTCCTATATGACGATAATGCATCTTCCAAAAAAAGAAGGCGTAGGCATAGCAATCATGAATTAGAATTCCAAATTAATATTGTCTTGAACGATAAAAATTGCGATGAAACAATTAAAGTAATGACTGCCACTGACTATGAAGAGATATTTAATTTGCCGCCAAAGACTAAAAAAAGATTAGGAAGCAAGAAATCACCAATTAAGCATGAAAATAATTGTGAAACACTAAACAACCCGTTTATCGATACTTCAACCAAAAAGGGAATGCACGTGAAACCTTTAGCAACTTCGTCTCCTTTGGACGAATCATTTGTGTGCACAaaaaattgtgtaaaaaaAGTCGCTATTAATACTGCTACTGTCatgaatgaaagaaataacaaGATACTGCACAATAGTAAAAAACGGTTGAACGTAAACGGAATTCGAGGAGTTAATAAAG CCAACACTGCTGCAAAGATTTCAAAAAGGAAGGTTTCAGATTTGAAAGAAAGCAAACAG ACTGAGAAACAGCAATGCACAACAGATCCACAAACATtattgaataatttagatctggataaatttttaacttCAGTCCATGGGCCAGCATGA